gagaaaatgtctcattgtaatctatcccttctctttgtgtaaatccttttgccacgagtcgtgctttatacttttctatattccctttagagtcatactAAATTTTGTAGACCCATTTACAGCCTACTGCtttggctcctttaggaatttcctctaagtcccaaacatctttggaactcatcgatttcatctcgtttttcattgccttcatcatggcttcttcatatgaggtgggatctttttcTTGGGTGGAGTTGCGActggtagtgagaaaaatggctcctgaatcatcgaattaggtgcatgcaccctcttctcctcaagatcaattttccgagCTGCCAAGCTCCCCCTCGTCATTTCGTCCTCTAAGAAGACTGCATGTATcgtttctacaaactttgtatatctgtctgggcagtagaaacgaaaaccttttgatctgtctggatagccaatgaagtggcaacttactgttttgggatctaactttgcaatatttggattaaacattttgccctcagcagggcacccccacaccctgaagtgttgtagggagggcacccttcctgtccatagctcgtacggtgttttgggcaccgacttgcttggtactctattgagaatgtgaatggTGGTTTTAAGCGCCTCCATCCATAATCACAATGGCAAGTTGGAATAACTTATCATGCTGCGTATcatatccataagtgtacggttgcgcctttcagctactccattCTTTTGTCTCAGAGTGGGATACATTAAATGCACATGAGTTATCATATCTTTCTCTGTCAGAATCTCTCCCACCATGCGGGATTTTTGACATAATATTATGTCAACTTTACCCCGTTACGCAGGTATTTTCCCAGACTTTTCCCGCCATGCGGGTTTTATCATAATCATCTTTTCCCGCCATGCGGGTAATTCCCAGTAAGGGAACATAAATGACATAATTGCCTCTTTTGACTGCATATTCAATCATCAAATTTAGGAATAAATCCGAATGCTCTTTGACACACATGCTTGATCcgacgttggtcaaattaaacacgCATGTTACTTGTTTCATTTCAAATCATGTTGACTGAAAAATCTTCTTCATagagagtacatgaaagacattcaTCAACCAAGACTCTCAATGATCTATCTCTTTTCTTTTGATGTCATTCTTTAGAGAGAATATACTCCCTCACGTTATGACCTTTCTTGGTCATCTTTCGGGTCACAAGTACCCAGGCATTCGCTTTCACGAATGAAAGCATGGAAAACTTTTAGTCTGGGAAAACTTAGACAATAATCTACAATAATGGGCATAAAAATAACCCTACGTTGGTCTGGTTAAAAGAAATGCGCATTAAACTTTTGAAACTTTCTGTTATATTCTATATCACCGTTGTGGCAGAATTAGAATAAACATCAACCTTCTACATTAATTCCATATCACCGTTGGGCGGAAATGAAAATAATGCATATAACTCATAAACAATATGATGATAGTATTTCTATTAAACAACTTTGCTAAAAAATAATAATCATCATCAACTTTATTGCAACGGGAACAAGAAATATACATTTGTCAGTTCAAGAGTTAAATGGCCCCGCTATAGCCTTTTTAACAGGGTGCCGCTAAATGGCCGCCTtcacaaatagcccgctatagaTTTGGGGGCCCGTCGCTATTTttatagcccgctatttaaaacattgaaaAATGTTGCCGACATCCCCTCTGCCGCATGCTGGGATGTGGTGGTGGCCATGCAGGAGATGTCGTGGCCGTCACAAGCGATCTGGTCTGCGTGCTGCTTGGCGGTGTTGGCCGTGGCGCTACCTTCGGGGACACATAATGGGCTGACGGTGGGTGCTGAAAGGTCGGAGGGGTTTGGACGATGAAGGCAGTCGCGGCATGTGGTGATTTTGTATCATGCAGATCGGTCATCGCTGCCGCTTGCGAGGATGGTGCAAGAATGCTAGAGCGTCCCAAACTCGGGATTTTGGCTTTGCATGGCCTTCCTCCCTCGTCAAAGTCTACACGTATTGTGCTATTGGGATCTTGAAAAGTGGAGGAGATAAAATTTGCCTGGACTTGATCTTCAAAATAGAAACTCACGAGTTAGCCTTCGGAGGTTGGATCTAGGCATTGCTTTTGAAAAACCTTTCTCGTAGACCTTCTGCTGTCAAAAGATAGTTGGTGTCGATAGTCGTTGTAGTATATCATCGATCAATGTTGTTTTGATcgcttcatttttttctttttctctcttcgtCTTGGCATAGCTTCGGTCTTTTATGACTTAGCTCTTTGCTAGCATGTGAGTTAGTGTTGGCTATAGTGTGCATTCTACCTATGCAGAGATCGGGTGTGTGCTCATTATGATTTTAGCCCTCTATGCTACATTATGTGTCAATAAAATATGCCCTTTATAAAAAAAAATCACTTGCATATTTATAATGatcatgtctccaagttaaaacatGTGGATGCATCAACCATTTTGTTGGTTAGGAAGATGACTTGTTTACAAACTGGGCTATCTGTGCAAGTCCCTACAGTTTCCTCTTAAATATTAGGCCATGTGTGTTAGGAGGATTGGAACATATATTACTCAAAGGCCAAGGGAAATAAGCAAGAAATGCTTTGAGGAGCTATGGATGATATGGATAAGAGGAGCTCGCTTTGGCTGCAAGAGTGTGTCCACTAGTTGCCTAATTTGCTTTAGTAAATTGAGCAATTGGTATTACTATAAGAAGAAGACCAAGACTAGTGGCAATTGGTATTAATCAACGTAAGTTTAACAGGACGCTCTTCGACAGCACTGCAAAAACATGGAGTAGATAGGAACATGATGCCTCAACAGCAATGCCCACTATAACTTATTTTAGTGGGACGCGAAATTGGCTGCACATGTACAAAGCCTTGCAAGTGATCACGCAGATAAGAAGAGAGGAATTGGTGATGGGATCACCGTGCGCTGGGAACGGGGCGCTGAGGAAAGATCATGTATTGATAATCAGTTTGCTCTCTGCAAATTAAAATCAGATCAACACCGAATCTCAATCCACACTACGAAACAAACATCATACGTATACTATAGTACTATACATACAAAAGGTCACCAGGACAACGCAAAAGCTAGATGTCGAAGTTGCAACTAATTAGAGAAAAAGAAGGACAAGCAAATAAATAGAGAGTGGGGCAGGTGTGGTGATGATCTCGTTCTCGTCAATGCGTTGAGCGCGCCAAAACCGGATGCAGTAGCTGCTGCTTATCACAACCACCCCCTCTCCTGCTTCCCCAGTCCcctgttgagagagagagagagagagagagagagagagagagagagagagaggcggctaTGGCGAGGCACTTCCTGCTCAATACGGGAGCCAGGATGCCCTCGGTGGGGCTCGGCACctggcaggctgaacccggcgtCGTCGGCGATGCCGTCTACGCCGCCGTCAAGGTCTGCACATACCTCCTATTTATTTGCTCACCACTCGCTTCACCAATCACCATCTTTTATTTTTTGCAACAAGCTTCACCATCCCGATGGCATGTTTTTTGCCCCCTCTATCCACCCCTTCGTACTGTGTTGTTTCCTTGTTTTTATCTTCCACAAGATCGCCAATAGTATTTCATTTCTCAATTGCTTCTGGGTCGTGCAGGCCGGTTACCGGCACATCGATTGCGCCAGAGAATACCACAATGAGAAGGAGGTAAAACCACTGTCAACTAGCTATCTGTAAAGGTTTATTTTGTTCAGTCCACTAAAAAAAACAGCTTTTGATCAGTCCTGTATGTTTTTTTCAACGTGTGTATGATCTGCTACCCttgcaaagcaactagaaaagcaaGACAGCAATATAACGTCGCACTGGGAATTTCTTCTTTCCAATATTTAACTATGTGATATGGGCTTATAATGAACCTGCCAAGGATTCAGATAAAGGGTTAATTCAGGACTATTTTGAAACATCAGTGGCCAGATTGACATGGCATCCATAGCTGACAAGAAGCTTTTACTCCGTTCGTACATTAGGACATGTGCTGCCTGTTGTATCGTCTTGATTCATGCTACATAATAATTGGAGTAGTGGAAGGCTGATATCAATTATTTGCATTATCCAGATCGGTTTGGCGCTGAAAAAGCTATTTGAAGAGGGTGTAGTGAAGCGTGAAGATCTGTTTATCACCTCTAAGCTATGGTAACCCCAATCTCTGGTGGTATCTTAGTAGTTCTGTCTATCGCGGCAGATCAAGTCGAGTACACAGATGCCTATTTGAAGTTTCTAATCGTTCTCATCTAAATTCTTTGGACGCCTTATGTTTTCAGGAATGACTGTCACGCTCCTGAAGATGTGCCAGAGGCACTAAATGAAAGCCTGAATGATTTACAGCTTGATTACTTGGATCTTTATCTTGTGAGCACCTTATTTACGATTATATTTCAGTACCCGAGTTCCTCCATTCTGGCCTCTATATCATCAATATCTCGTTTTTATGTGTACTGATAGCACTACTTTTGTACGTTATCATTTGGAGAAAAGGATGTTTTTGGTCCCACAAGTTCACGAAAAGTATACATTTGGTTCCTCAGAAATTTTTAGAAGACATTGGGTCGTTCAAGTCTCAAAACCAGACACAATTCGTCCAAAACTAGAAACGAAGCGGTATATGTCACTGGTTTTGACTGAAACATCACGTTGACTGCCACCTGCTGGTTCCGCTCAGCCTCGGCTCCCACATTGTGCACGCGCTCGTCGCCTCGTGCCCCCGAGACAACACATGACTCATGCTCGTCGAGAAGCTCGACGCACTCAGTCGGCACCGCATCACCGGCATTGCCATGTGCCAAGGTCGGCACTGCATGGATCCGGTGTGGAAGCTTTGAATCGACGAGGCCCGCTGCACGCTTGAGCCCGAAAGCGTCATGGCCATCGTTGACCGCGTTGACCAGATCAACGAAGCCATTGAGATGTCGTGGTGCGAGGGGATGATGCCGTCCGTAGGGGAAGAGGAGCACCAAGCAACATCGATGGCGTGGGGATGAGATCATTGGTGCAGCAGCAAGCCGCGGTGAGACTGACTGGGGGATGAGGGGACCGGCACAGCGGTGCCGTCCAGGAGGAGGGAGGTCACGCGGTGGTGGTGGATATGTTCGGTAGGGGAGAAGAGAGATAATGAGGAAAAAAAGGCCCATCCGACGTGGCATGTGAGGAAAGATAAAACCGGTGACACGTGGGTGGTTTTCCACAGAAACCAGGAATAGGACGAAATAAAGCTACTTTTGAAACTTGAAGGACGAAATATCGCCTAAAAAAATTTGAGGGGCCAAATATATACTTTTGGTGAACTTAAGGGACTAAAAACATACTTTTCTCTATTATTTAATTAGAAAGTATCCTCACCAGGAATTGAATACTTGTCAGGTCTATATTATGCATAAATGTTAAATCATATTTGATGACAAAATTAAGTATCCATGCTAGCCTATCGTGTGTTATTGCTATGGTCTATAATGTGCAAACTGGGCATATGGTTCTGTGTCATTTTTTAACACATGTGCCATATTCCTTGAATTCTGTCTATTCAGTTAACCATATTACATACATATACGTTTTGCCATCATATTTGGTATGGATTAGCATGGTGTTATTGATTTCCGGTGTCAAATTGTTAATTTTTTCCAGATAATTTCTGTTGTTCATTTTTGGCATCTTGAATACATTGTAGAAAAGATTATGTTTGTCCAATGAGTTTTATCTCATTTGTTGTTCGATAGTTTCTTCTGGTACCTTCAGCTTAGCATTACATGATTACGTGTTCAAACTGTTAAGTATGGTGTGTACAAATGATATGGTTAAAATCTCTGATTCTCCATGTATTTTGTAGATCCACTGCCCATTTAGTGTCAAGAAGGGAACAAACCACAGCCCTGAAAACTATGTTACACCTGACATACCTGCTACTTGGGGGGCAATGGAAAAGTTACATGATGCTGGCAAAGCTCTTGCGATTGGTGTGAGTAACTTCTCATCAAAGAAGTTGGGTGACTTGCTTGATGTAGCTCGTGTACCTCCTGCTGTTAATCAGGTGGAGTGTCATCCTTGTTGGCAGCAAACTAAGCTCCACAACTTTTGTCAGTCAACTGGCGTTCATCTTAGTGTAAGTCTGATTATCTTTTGTGTTATTTACCACTAAATAAGGTGGATTGCTCTTGCGGCacactttatttttgttctttcctCACGTGTATGTTTTTTGTAGGCTTACTCACCACTAGGTTCACCTGGTACTACTTGGATGAATGGTGATGTCCTTGTAGAGCCAATAATCGTCTCAATAGCTGAGAAACTCGGGAAGACACCTGGACAAGTGGCTCTGCTCTGGAACATTCAGATGGGTCACGGTGTACTACCAAAGAGTACCAATCCAGAAAGGATAAAGCAAAACTTTGATGTTTATGATTGGACATTTCCAGCTGACAtgcttgcaaagttctcagagATTAAGCAGGTACATGTCATATATGTACCTGAGTAGCCTTAGCAATACTTTAATGAGGATAAAGCATTGATATTTATTGGTGATAATTAAAGATATTTATAGGAGGACAAATGAACAAATCTCTTGGAGCAATCTAAATTGCTAGGGTTAAGTAGCATTTGTTCATTTTTGTGCTTCTTGGAGCTTGAAACACCAGTGTATCGTGACCGGATTCAAATAAGGGCACAACTGTTTTATTCACTCTTAAAGTGGCAGTATTAGTTACCTTGGGTAGAACTGAATTCACGCTATCGATATCCGATGTTCATTTTTCTAGCTACATAGGGCACAGCCATATTGTTCAATACTCCCTCCGTATTGTTCAGTCACATATTAGCTTTTACTGATGTCAAACTTTATAAAGCTTGATCAAGTCTGTAGAAAATAATATGAACACTTACAATAACAAATCTGTATGATGTGAAAATATATTCAACGAGGAATCCAATGATATTAAATTGGTGGTGTACAAGTTAATATAGTTTTCCAGAAACTTGCTGAAAGTTCATAAAACTTGACTCTtggcaaacctaatatgcagagtaaataaacacAGAGTGAGTGTAAATAGCTCCAGTTTGGTATGGATCCACCTAAGATAAGCATAAGTCATCTCGATCAGCCCCTGTTATCGATTGTTTTTCTAGAAGTATATTAGTAGCAGTAGCAGCGTCGATCATAATACCGTGGCATGCAATTCCAATGTTTTACGATGTGGGTGAGTTTCTGCGTCGCAGAAACTTCTAGAACGTCATTCGACCATTCATTTATTCATTGTTAATTTTCATCCACTTTTTTTCCCTTTTAACACCTTTTCACTGGGAAAAGTGAGCGCATCTGACATCTTTTATCTTGTTGTCTTCAGGCTAGGCTGCTGAGAGGCGACATGATGATTAATCCACAGAGCGTTTACAAGACTCATGAGGAGCTCTGGGACGGTGAAATTTAGGGGTcatcctcctttcaaaaaaaatgtaATAGATGTCTGGAAGGTTTTCCAGCCGTGGCTGCTAAATTCAGTTATATGGAGTGCGAAAACATGAATCTCTGTGAACATTCCATGTGATGTAACAGTGATTATCACCGTCTCGTGAGCAGCCACAAGACGGATCATGTATGCCACGGAGATACGAGAGAGCATTTGCAGATTAATAATTAATGAAACTGGGGAACGAAACTTTTGTAAGATGATCTCTAAAATGATGAGATTACTTGATGCTTTCATTCATAATGAGCAAGTTGTGAGTGCAGAGCACATGCGTTGCccttgtatgtgtatatatgttccACTCTA
The sequence above is a segment of the Triticum dicoccoides isolate Atlit2015 ecotype Zavitan chromosome 1A, WEW_v2.0, whole genome shotgun sequence genome. Coding sequences within it:
- the LOC119358736 gene encoding aldo-keto reductase family 4 member C10-like; translated protein: MARHFLLNTGARMPSVGLGTWQAEPGVVGDAVYAAVKAGYRHIDCAREYHNEKEIGLALKKLFEEGVVKREDLFITSKLWNDCHAPEDVPEALNESLNDLQLDYLDLYLIHCPFSVKKGTNHSPENYVTPDIPATWGAMEKLHDAGKALAIGVSNFSSKKLGDLLDVARVPPAVNQVECHPCWQQTKLHNFCQSTGVHLSAYSPLGSPGTTWMNGDVLVEPIIVSIAEKLGKTPGQVALLWNIQMGHGVLPKSTNPERIKQNFDVYDWTFPADMLAKFSEIKQARLLRGDMMINPQSVYKTHEELWDGEI